Proteins encoded by one window of Arabidopsis thaliana chromosome 2, partial sequence:
- a CDS encoding myb-like HTH transcriptional regulator family protein (myb-like HTH transcriptional regulator family protein; CONTAINS InterPro DOMAIN/s: Homeodomain-like (InterPro:IPR009057), Myb, DNA-binding (InterPro:IPR014778), Myb-like DNA-binding domain, SHAQKYF class (InterPro:IPR006447), HTH transcriptional regulator, Myb-type, DNA-binding (InterPro:IPR017930), Homeodomain-related (InterPro:IPR012287); BEST Arabidopsis thaliana protein match is: Homeodomain-like superfamily protein (TAIR:AT2G40260.1); Has 1661 Blast hits to 1657 proteins in 75 species: Archae - 0; Bacteria - 0; Metazoa - 13; Fungi - 4; Plants - 1609; Viruses - 0; Other Eukaryotes - 35 (source: NCBI BLink).), with the protein MIPSMEGGGKTNREEEEEEEEEEEEGEESKVSSNSTVEESDKKTKVRPYVRSKVPRLRWTPDLHLRFVRAVERLGGQERATPKLVRQMMNIKGLSIAHVKSHLQMYRSKKIDDQGQAIAGHKHLFETSTDRNIYKLSQLPMFRGYNHNHDSPFRYGSKISNASLWNSSSQGTERSLIDQIRPGLIRNASVSNNIRGSDYWTNNKSFQNIYSSSISNHFPKLRHDHHERTNSVTFNSIQGHSRTFQKFHNGVEENTNHSYCSKTNGKRDASRSIDLDLSLKLRQPEKTILEETETAATTTDQTLSLSLCPGSSSWKKSRLMKDEEDRTVKIGQESTLDLTL; encoded by the exons ATGATTCCAAGTATGGAGGGAGGCGGGAAGActaacagagaagaagaggaggaggaagaggaagaagaagaagaaggtgaagagaGTAAGGTTTCAAGCAATAGTACAGTGGAAGAGAGCGACAAGAAGACTAAGGTTAGGCCTTATGTGAGATCTAAAGTCCCTCGACTCCGGTGGACTCCTGATCTTCATCTTCGCTTTGTCCGCGCCGTTGAGAGGCTTGGAGGTCAAGAAA GAGCAACTCCAAAGTTGGTTCGTCAGATGATGAACATCAAAGGGCTTAGTATTGCTCATGTCAAGAGCCATCTACAG ATGTACAGAAGCAAGAAGATAGATGATCAAGGTCAAG CTATAGCTGGTCACAAACATCTCTTCGAGACTTCCACAGATCGaaatatttataaactaaGTCAGCTACCGATGTTCCGAGGCTATAATCATAACCATGATTCTCCATTCAG aTATGGAAGTAAAATTTCAAATGCTTCTTTGTGGAACTCTAGCTCTCAAGGAACAGAAAGGAGTTTGATAGACCAAATTAGGCCCGGTTTAATCCGCAACGCGTCGGTTAGCAATAACATCCGTGGTAGTGATTATTGGACTAACAACAAGTCTTTCCAAAACATCtactcttcttcaatttctaaTCACTTTCCGAAACTACGACACGATCATCACGAACGGACCAATTCAGTCACATTCAACAGCATTCAAGGACACTCAAGAACTTTTCAAAAGTTCCATAACGGTGTTGAGGAGAACACTAATCATTCTTATTGTAGCAAGACAAATGGCAAAAGAGACGCAAGTAGGAGCATTGATCTTGATCTATCTCTTAAGCTAAGACAACCGGAGAAGACAATTTTGGAAGAGACAGaaacagcagcaacaacaacggATCAAACGTTGTCCTTGTCGCTATGTCCAGGGTCGTCTTCGTGGAAAAAGAGCCGACTGATGAAAGATGAAGAGGATCGGACGGTTAAGATTGGTCAGGAGAGTACTCTGGATCTGACTCTATGA
- the PYL4 gene encoding PYR1-like 4 (PYR1-like 4 (PYL4); CONTAINS InterPro DOMAIN/s: Polyketide cyclase/dehydrase (InterPro:IPR019587); BEST Arabidopsis thaliana protein match is: Polyketide cyclase/dehydrase and lipid transport superfamily protein (TAIR:AT5G05440.1); Has 467 Blast hits to 463 proteins in 53 species: Archae - 0; Bacteria - 19; Metazoa - 0; Fungi - 2; Plants - 445; Viruses - 0; Other Eukaryotes - 1 (source: NCBI BLink).), whose protein sequence is MLAVHRPSSAVSDGDSVQIPMMIASFQKRFPSLSRDSTAARFHTHEVGPNQCCSAVIQEISAPISTVWSVVRRFDNPQAYKHFLKSCSVIGGDGDNVGSLRQVHVVSGLPAASSTERLDILDDERHVISFSVVGGDHRLSNYRSVTTLHPSPISGTVVVESYVVDVPPGNTKEETCDFVDVIVRCNLQSLAKIAENTAAESKKKMSL, encoded by the coding sequence ATGCTTGCCGTTCACCGTCCTTCTTCCGCCGTATCAGACGGAGATTCCGTTCAGATTCCGATGATGATCGCGTCGTTTCAAAAACgttttccttctctctcaCGCGACTCCACGGCCGCTCGTTTTCACACACACGAGGTTGGTCCTAATCAGTGTTGCTCCGCCGTTATTCAAGAGATCTCCGCTCCAATCTCCACCGTTTGGTCCGTCGTACGCCGCTTTGATAACCCACAAGCTTACAAACACTTTCTCAAAAGCTGTAGCGTCATCGGCGGAGACGGCGATAACGTTGGTAGCCTCCGTCAAGTCCACGTCGTCTCTGGTCTCCCCGCCGCTAGCTCCACCGAGAGACTCGATATCCTCGACGACGAACGCCACGTCATCAGCTTCAGCGTTGTTGGTGGTGACCACCGGCTCTCTAACTACCGATCCGTAACGACCCTTCACCCTTCTCCGATCTCCGGGACCGTCGTTGTCGAGTCTTACGTCGTTGATGTTCCTCCAGGCAACACAAAGGAAGAGACTTGTGACTTCGTTGACGTTATCGTACGATGCAATCTTCAATCTCTTGCGAAAATAGCCGAGAATACTGCGGCtgagagcaagaagaagatgtctCTGTGA
- the TBL34 gene encoding TRICHOME BIREFRINGENCE-LIKE 34, which translates to MSDQLACEKFGRKDLSYKFWRWQPHTCDLPRFNGTKLLERLRNKRMVYVGDSLNRGQWVSMVCMVSSVITNPKAMYMHNNGSNLITFKALEYNATIDYYWAPLLVESNSDDPTNHRFPDRIVRIQSIEKHARHWTNSDIIVFNSYLWWRMPHIKSLWGSFEKLDGIYKEVEMVRVYEMALQTLSQWLEVHVNPNITKLFFMSMSPTHERAEEWGGILNQNCYGEASLIDKEGYTGRGSDPKMMRVLENVLDGLKNRGLNMQMINITQLSEYRKEGHPSIYRKQWGTVKENEISNPSSNADCIHWCLPGVPDVWNELLYAYILDHHSS; encoded by the exons ATGTCTGACCAGTTGGCTTGTGAGAAGTTTGGGAGGAAAGATCTGAGTTACAAATTCTGGAGGTGGCAACCTCACACGTGTGATCTTCCCag GTTTAATGGAACGAAGTTGCTGGAGAGGCTAAGAAATAAGAGGATGGTGTACGTAGGAGACTCTCTGAACAGAGGCCAATGGGTATCAATGGTGTGTATGGTTAGTTCGGTAATTACAAACCCAAAGGCGATGTATATGCACAACAATGGCTCTAACCTCATCACGTTCAAAGCTCTC GAATACAATGCTACAATAGACTACTATTGGGCTCCTTTGCTGGTGGAATCCAACTCGGACGACCCGACAAACCATAGATTCCCCGATCGGATAGTTCGGATCCAATCAATAGAAAAACATGCAAGGCATTGGACGAACTCTGATATCATTGTTTTCAACTCTTACTTATGGTGGAGAATGCCTCATATCAAGTCACt GTGGGGATCGTTTGAGAAATTAGATGGAATATACAAGGAAGTGGAGATGGTGAGAGTTTATGAAATGGCTTTGCAAACACTGTCTCAGTGGTTGGAGGTTCACGTTAACCCCAATATTACCAAACTTTTCTTCATGTCCATGTCTCCCACCCATGAAAG GGCTGAAGAATGGGGAGGAATACTTAATCAGAACTGTTATGGAGAAGCTAGTCTAATAGATAAAGAAGGATATACTGGAAGAGGGTCAGATCCAAAGATGATGAGAGTCTTAGAAAATGTGCTTGACGGGCTAAAAAATCGAGGATTAAACATGCAGATGATAAACATTACGCAACTATCAGAGTATCGAAAAGAAGGTCATCCTTCGATCTACAGAAAACAATGGGGAACAGTGAAGGAAAATGAAATCTCGAATCCAAGTAGTAACGCAGATTGTATACATTGGTGTTTGCCTGGAGTTCCTGATGTTTGGAATGAACTCCTTTATGCTTATATTCTTGACCATCATTCTAGTTGA
- the TBL34 gene encoding TRICHOME BIREFRINGENCE-LIKE 34 (TRICHOME BIREFRINGENCE-LIKE 34 (TBL34); INVOLVED IN: biological_process unknown; LOCATED IN: endomembrane system; EXPRESSED IN: 20 plant structures; EXPRESSED DURING: 11 growth stages; CONTAINS InterPro DOMAIN/s: Protein of unknown function DUF231, plant (InterPro:IPR004253); BEST Arabidopsis thaliana protein match is: TRICHOME BIREFRINGENCE-LIKE 35 (TAIR:AT5G01620.2); Has 1346 Blast hits to 1317 proteins in 28 species: Archae - 0; Bacteria - 0; Metazoa - 1; Fungi - 0; Plants - 1344; Viruses - 0; Other Eukaryotes - 1 (source: NCBI BLink).), whose protein sequence is MAKRQLLMLGIRTSFHTIAAVLVAGLIFTAVFLSRNSLPKENPQSHGVTDRGGDSGRECNLFEGKWVFDNVSYPLYKEEDCKFMSDQLACEKFGRKDLSYKFWRWQPHTCDLPRFNGTKLLERLRNKRMVYVGDSLNRGQWVSMVCMVSSVITNPKAMYMHNNGSNLITFKALEYNATIDYYWAPLLVESNSDDPTNHRFPDRIVRIQSIEKHARHWTNSDIIVFNSYLWWRMPHIKSLWGSFEKLDGIYKEVEMVRVYEMALQTLSQWLEVHVNPNITKLFFMSMSPTHERAEEWGGILNQNCYGEASLIDKEGYTGRGSDPKMMRVLENVLDGLKNRGLNMQMINITQLSEYRKEGHPSIYRKQWGTVKENEISNPSSNADCIHWCLPGVPDVWNELLYAYILDHHSS, encoded by the exons ATGGCAAAGCGACAACTGTTGATGCTGGGTATTAGAACTAGCTTTCATACTATCGCCGCCGTGCTTGTGGCCGGATTAATATTCACTGCCGTGTTTTTGTCCAGAAACAGTTTGCCAAAGGAAAATCCTCAAAGCCACGGTGTTACGGATCGCGGAGGGGACAGTGGCAGAGAATGTAATTTGTTCGAAGGGAAATGGGTATTTGATAACGTATCATACCCTctttataaagaagaagattgcaAGTTCATGTCTGACCAGTTGGCTTGTGAGAAGTTTGGGAGGAAAGATCTGAGTTACAAATTCTGGAGGTGGCAACCTCACACGTGTGATCTTCCCag GTTTAATGGAACGAAGTTGCTGGAGAGGCTAAGAAATAAGAGGATGGTGTACGTAGGAGACTCTCTGAACAGAGGCCAATGGGTATCAATGGTGTGTATGGTTAGTTCGGTAATTACAAACCCAAAGGCGATGTATATGCACAACAATGGCTCTAACCTCATCACGTTCAAAGCTCTC GAATACAATGCTACAATAGACTACTATTGGGCTCCTTTGCTGGTGGAATCCAACTCGGACGACCCGACAAACCATAGATTCCCCGATCGGATAGTTCGGATCCAATCAATAGAAAAACATGCAAGGCATTGGACGAACTCTGATATCATTGTTTTCAACTCTTACTTATGGTGGAGAATGCCTCATATCAAGTCACt GTGGGGATCGTTTGAGAAATTAGATGGAATATACAAGGAAGTGGAGATGGTGAGAGTTTATGAAATGGCTTTGCAAACACTGTCTCAGTGGTTGGAGGTTCACGTTAACCCCAATATTACCAAACTTTTCTTCATGTCCATGTCTCCCACCCATGAAAG GGCTGAAGAATGGGGAGGAATACTTAATCAGAACTGTTATGGAGAAGCTAGTCTAATAGATAAAGAAGGATATACTGGAAGAGGGTCAGATCCAAAGATGATGAGAGTCTTAGAAAATGTGCTTGACGGGCTAAAAAATCGAGGATTAAACATGCAGATGATAAACATTACGCAACTATCAGAGTATCGAAAAGAAGGTCATCCTTCGATCTACAGAAAACAATGGGGAACAGTGAAGGAAAATGAAATCTCGAATCCAAGTAGTAACGCAGATTGTATACATTGGTGTTTGCCTGGAGTTCCTGATGTTTGGAATGAACTCCTTTATGCTTATATTCTTGACCATCATTCTAGTTGA